TGTCTAGTTAAATGAAAAGCTTATATAAAAAGTTGATATTCATTGTAAGTAATAGAATAAATGACAGCACTGTATCTGcaattttttaatatgaatttggTGAGTTTTTTAAATTAGGTCCGTTCTTTACTTTTTGAGTATccatacttttttatttaaaactttattttctaacAGAGGATTCTTGAATTGGAAAGCTCTCTTGCAAAGTATTCACAAGATGACAGAAAACGATCAGAAGAATTAAGCACTCTGATGGAGTCTGAAAAAAACCAGCACACTGAAGAAATCAATTGTATGGTTGAAAAACACAAGGAAGAATTAGAAAAtgtgaaacagcagcaggaaaagctttGGACAGAAAAACTTCAAATCCTCAAGCAACAACAAGTAACTGAGATAGAAAAAATGAGAGCgaaacaagaacaagaaatagATGCaatactgaaagagaaagaaacagttttCCGTACACATATAGAAGAGATGAATGAAAAAACGTTAGAAAAACTTGATGTGAAACAAACAGAGCTAGAAGCACTGTCTTCTGAGCTATCAGAAGCATTAAAAATACGCCATGATTTAGAACAAGAGCTCTCAGTACTGAAAAGTGAAGTAGGTGAAGCAAAGCAAGAATTGGAGACAAAGTTAGAAGAACAGAGGAACCGGCACAAGGAAGAAATTGAAATGATGTTAAAAGAGCATGAAATTTCTATTCAAGGAGTTGAGAAGGTACTCACGGAGGAACTGAACCAGCTCAAGCAATCATTGGAGGAAAAAGACAGACAGCTGGAGGAAGTAAAAGCCCATGAACAGAAACTAAAGGAATCTGTGGAAAGATCTGAAAGTGAATTTGTCCAAGCGTCTGCAAAGCTAGAGGAGCTCTCTCAGTCCCATCAGAATACTGCTAGGGAGCAGGCAAAGATTTATGAAGAGGAATtagcaaagctgcagcaaaaACTGACAGGTCTGGAAGGTGAAAAATTGCAACTTAATGAGCAGATATTAAGAACTGAATCCCAGCTGAATGAAGTTAAGAATGAGTTAGAATCATACATCTCTCAGGTACGTGACCTGAGGCAGCATCTGCAAGAGCAGAGCaatgaaaatacacaaaaagtAACCTCTCTAACACAACAGTATGAATCTCAATTGAAGGATCTAGAAAGAGAGGCTGATCAGACAAAGAGGACTCTGTCTGAGAAGGAAGATGAAATTGAACACATGAGAAAGTCACAGAGTGAACAAGTGGAAGAGCTTAAACAGAAATTGTCAGCCAAAGAGGAGAGAATTAGTGCTTTACAAGGagaatatgaaaataaactgaaacatcAGGAAAACAAGATGGACAAAGTTaaacagagagcaaaagagaTGCAGGAGACTTTCAAAAAGAAACTTACTGAGCAGGAAGCTAAACTAAAAAAAGAACTCGAAAACAAGCAGTTGGAGTTCAGTCAGAAAGAGAGCGAGTTCAATGCTAAAATGTTGGAAATGGCACATGCCAGCTCAGCTGGAATCAGTGATGCTGTGTCAAAACTGGAATCTAATCAGAAAGAGCAATTAGAAAGTCTGGCTAAGGTTCATAAGAGGGAGTTAGAGGAAATCACCCAGATTTGGGAAAAGAAACTCAATCAGCAGGTTGAAGAGCTCCAGGAAAAACACGAACTGGAACTAcaggagaaagagcaggaagtTGGAGACCTGAAACAGAAACTTGCCACCCTCAGTGCTGAGAACGAGGGCTCCAGAACCGAAATAACCCGACTGAAGGAAGAACAGATGAAGAGGGAGGAGTCCCTGAACGAAGTGCAAGAACGACTAAAGCAGTCATTGGCCAAGGTGGATGTTTTGTCAAATAGTGAAAGTGACCTGAAAACACAGCTCAGAAAACTGGAAGGTGATCTTAGTCAGTCTAAGAAAGACCACTCAGTACTTCAGGAACAGCTTAGCAATCAGAAAGCAGTAGAAGAAAAGGACAAAGCTAAAATAAGTGAGCTTACAGATACGCTGAAAACCCTTGAGGAGAAACTCCAAACTGTGCAGTCTTCTCAATGTAAAGATCATGaaaattatgagaaaaaaatagaggCGATTCAACTGAAAGAAACCGAGTTTAAGAGGTTGTCAGGAGAACTTGTAGCACAGTTAGATGCTTATTGGAAGAATGCTGAAGCTCTATTACAAACAAAAAGCAATGAATTAattgaaaaatgtaatgaaaaaattGGCACAGTAGCATGCAAAATTGCAGATTGTGAATACCGAACCGCAAAAATTAAAGAAGCCATATTAATTAAAAGGGGTAAGATTCCCGAACTAGAAGCTCAACTTAAAGAAGCTACAGAGCATCATTCTGCTCTAAGTAGTTCTTTACAAAAGTCAATGCAACAGCTGCAAGAGAAAGACAGTTTAATCATGTCCCTGAGAGCTGACATTGAAGGACTTGTAACAGAAAAGGAACAACTGCAAAAAGAAGGAGGGCATCAGCAGCAAGCAgcatcagaaaaagaaacttgCATAACACAGCTGAGGAAAGAGTTATCAGAAAATATCAATGCTGTCACCTCAATGAAAGAAGAACTCCAGGAAAAAGAATCTGAAATTTCTGCTCTCAACAAAACGGTTAATGAGCTTAACGTTAGACTTGAAAACATGGTAAGTGTAACTGAGAAAGAAGCAGCCATGTTACGCGAGCAGCATCAAGAGAGTCAGGTGCAATTGTTAAAGCAGGTACAAGAGTTATCGTCCAGAGTTGAGACACTGAGTCAAGAAAAAGCATCAGCTCTTGAGCAGGCGGATCAGTGGATGACCAGACTCTCagagtggaagaggaaagcaCAAACAAGGTTTACACAAAATCACGATACTATTAAAGATTTGCAGAGCAAACTTGTACTAAGCAATACCCAAGCTAGTGAAAAAGATGACGAGCTAAATAAACTGAAGGAGGAGCTGGCTAAACAAAGCAAGAATGTGGATAGTTTAAAAAGTGCATGGGAACAAAGGCAGAACCAGAGGGAAAAGCAAGAGAGTGAGTTGACCGCAGAGTTAAAAATCCAAGCAGCAAGAATTGCTGAACTAGAAGAACACATTGCTCAGAAAACTTCCGAAAACAATTCCTTGATGGAGGAACTTCAAAAGTATAATGAACAAAACGACACAGAGCAAAAAGAGATCGCTTGGCAACTCCAGCAGGCAGAGGAGATGGCTTCTGAAAAGGACAATAGGTTTAAGGAGGCTGAAGAAAAAGTGCTtaatcttgaaaagaaaataagttcaTTGGAGGCTGAATttgaagcaaaggaaagggaaTTTGAACGAATTAAATCAGCGATActtaaaagcaaagaggaagagcTGAAAGGATTAGAAGAGAGACTGAATGCAGAAAACAGCGCTAAGTTAGCAGATCTGAAGAAGAAGGCAGAGCAAAAGATTGGTTCTATTAAAAAGCAATTGATGTCtcaaatggaagaaaaggaacagcaaCTTAAGCAAGATAGAGAAAATCAGTTAAGAAACTTGGAACAAAGAGTGCAGGAAAGAGAAGCCAAGATTGAGACCTTGGAACTAAAAATCAAGTCAACAAGAGATTCCACAGAATTAGAGGAGGAAATGCTGCAAAAAGTAGAGAGTGTAAAAGCTGCTGTAGAACAAGAAAAGGATAAAATGCTTGAGAGTGTCCGACAGACTTATGAAGAGAAAATACATGTGTTACAGAAGGACTTATCTGAAAAAGATGAATTATTGCAGAAGTATGAAAAGGAACAAAGAGAGAGGAATGACTCTCATCTAGAACTGCAAAGCAAACAGGAAGAACTGTTCGGAAAACTGGCATGTGTTGAGAAGAGACTTCAAGAGGAACAACGTTTGACCGAAAGCCTCAGGAAAGAACTTGAGGAGCAAACTAAAAAATGCTCAGTGTTAGTGGATGAGTTAGCAAGCAGTAGGGAGGAATTAAAAGCgaaagaacaaaaacatcttGATATGGAGACTGTAACTGGAGGTTTCCAGAAAAGATTGCAGGAAAAGGAGGCATCCAGTCAATCTTTAGAAGAGAAGATAAGAGAGTTGGAAAACAATCtaatgaaggaaaaggaagtgCACAAGACTGAGCTGGAAGATACAAGTTTGAGAtatgaagaaaaactaaaaagtttGCAGCAGCAGTTGGATGAAAGAAATGACCACCTGAAAGCTTTTGAAGAAAGTGCTGAAGCAAAGACTAGATCTGATTTAGAGCTGCAGAAGTTACTGGGTGATATGCAGACCCAGCAGAAGGACTTGCAAAATAAACTGGAGGACTCTGAAAGGGAGAAACAGAAACTACGCAAAGATGTGAATAGTCTTCAGAAAGACCTGCGTACTCTGCGAAAAGAGCATCAGCAGGAACTTGACATAGTTAAGAAGGAGTCCTTAGAAGAAATGGAGGAGAAAATCAGGTAAATCTTCCTTGTCTTGTTAatattgctttgctttatttttagccACTTAAATCTGAGGATGACTACTCTTTTTAAAACTTGGATTGTAACAATGAGATAAGGATTGCTATTTTTCTCTGATTTCGTAAATGggtttgcttaaaaacaaacagcaagaaaagagCAATTTGAAACTAGCACTTCATTCATGAACATGTAACACAGTTTTTAGGTCAtaagtttaaaaagttttttttttccttaaaatactgTGCATTGCTCTTGATTTACATTGTGGTAGTGATGGTGATTTTTCTATATTACCAGAATATTAAATACGGTTTTATTTTCCTCAACCAGGAACTGAAGTATGTTAGAAGTTAGTATTGAATTTGTTAAAAGTTAGTGTCAGGTCCCTACCCTCTAAGTTATCTCAGAATCCATTGAAAATTTAGAATTTTTCATAGGTACTGCAAAAAATGTAGTATGCTCTTCAGAGCAATAATAGTTTCTCAAGTAAGGTATTCTCTAAGAACTCCACTTCTGTTCTTTACTTCCAATTCTTTgtctttgttgtttaaaaaaaaaacagatttttttttaatgaaatgcctGTCTTGCAGATGAATTTGATGgggtggaggaggaaggttgAAGGGAGGAAGGTGGACAGAAACCCCACAGGATTCACATAATATTACCACCTTCAAAGCCAGCCCATTCTAAAATAGTTTTGGAGAAATTCCCAGACGACCTACCTCGCCACACTgtctttaaacattttcattttttcggtgtattttttgatattttgtacAGGTGTGAACAAGAAGACATTGAATTAAAGCACAACTCCACCTTAAAGCAGTTAATGAGAGAGTTCAATACTCAGCTGGCTCAAAAAGAGAGGGAATTGGAAACTGCTGTAAAAGAGACGATCAGTAAGTGAAATACTAACGTAATTGCAGTCAGTGAAGGTTTAAAAAATGGCCAGAAAGCCACTTTCTTCAAACATTTTGGGCAAAGGGTTTCACCTGGTAGTCTTGTAAAGAGAACATTTAGTTTCTGACTTGATGCTCCTTAGAGAACTCGGGGAAAGATCTTTTGCTTAGGAAATAACATCTAAATTTTAGTTGTAACACAGTTAGAAAACACGTCTttatttgttcttcctttccccGTAGACTTGATCTTTGATCTGGCACTATGTATGTCCGCATCTGTCATGGTAGGAGTTACTGGTGGTAGCCATAGTAGCCATAGTTACTATCTTTTTGTCATCCTGTACACACAGAATAGGAAGAGAGCATGTTTTTAGGGGTGAAGGTCTAAGCACATTGataagttttcattttaatgcttCTTGGGATTGAGCAACACAAGCCTGTAACATTTCAATCCAGTGTCCAATGCATGGATTTCTTTGAGAGGAAAATTGCATCCAACTGGGAATCAGAATTGCATTTTCTTAGCTGTATCTGGCAGACTTCGTTCACTGGCACCACTAATAGGTACCAGTTGGATATGATGTCTGATTAATATCCTGTATGGTTATAGCTAGAGTACAGCATGTTTCGGcttcttttctttgtccttctttTGCCACCAAACTCTAAGTTGAAAGCTGGAGTGAGCAGGAAGTGTCTTTTGGCTCCACAATTGCTGGAGATGCCCCTACAAGTGAGGAATTTCTGAAAATTTGCAGCTGTTTCAGATCTCTTCTGTAGGTAGAGTAAGAGATAAGCAAATAAGGTTTAGCAATTGATTCTAACTTTCAGAAATAAGTTCAGACCCCGGGCAGGAAAAATTGATGCTAATACCAAACTACAAACAGCAAACTATACGTGTTGGAGTAATGACAAAAATGTTGTTGATGTTGACTgtgaaaaatgaatttgcataAGACTATTTCTTTATAGATGCCTTTCACAGTTGTCTTTAAGCTTTTTTAATACTCTTGTGACatctaatttattaaaataaacgcgtatttttttgtattgcctgaccttttttttttttttttttttttttttttttttttttacaggtaaaGCCCAGGAGGTAGAAACTGAATTGATAGAAAACCATCACATAGAGACAACACAGTTGcataaaaaaattgcagaaaaagatgatgatctaaaaagaactgtaaaaaaatatgaagaaatccTTGAGGTATCTTTCTGAAAAGTGATAAGGCCATGTACATTTTgacatatttctttcctttgtttcattGCAAATTTAGACAAAAAAGTATAATTCTTGCTGGTAAAGATCTTTTGAAACCTACTGCTTGCATTATACTTTATGTGTATGTTTACCTAGCCATCCCTTTGAGGTGCTTTGCAATTAAAATGTTTGTCTCTGTGTTTTGTGAGCATGTAAGAACACTAAAAATTAAGCCCTAGCTCTGATCCTTCAGTAAGAGCTATAGGTCCTTAAGTGCATGCAGTCCATCAGTTTGTCTGTCTCGAGGCCTGAACATCAGCAGTTTCCAGATCGAAATGAGGAAAGTAAGCAAGTTAAACAAATTAAAGCTTTACTAGTTTTagtttgttgttgggtttttttgtttcttttgaggaTATAAATGCTTTGTGAGTCAGCCTCACCCTCCTCTCTGATATTCTGTCCGAATTGGGACCATAGCCCTTAAAGTGAGGCTTTGTTTTATGCAGGGTGCGGTCTATCTGCATGGTTTTTGAGTTAGTAAAGCTTGCATTTTTATCTGTGAGTGAACTTTTTTTGTATCTGTGAGtgaacacacacatttttatctgtgtgtgtctgcatgaTATTTGCAAATAGACACAATCTTGCTCCAGTAACATGGCAACCAGAAGTTGGCAGCCAACTTCAGTCTAAGGATACTTTACCCTCCAAGGATGCCTACTGTCTTAGCCGAGTAGGAATTTCGATGGAGCAAGGACATGTTTGGCTACAAAAGATTGAATAATTTTCAATGGTAGACTATACGTTAAGCTGGGATGCAGGCTTtaattttgctgatttttagTCCTTATATAAAAAATAAGTGTTCCTTGAATAGAATCAGTAGTAATACATGGAAATGAACCTTCAGTTTATGCTCAGTTGCCAGTCCAGAGCTATGTACTGAGCATGTCTGAGTGCTCTATGCTATTAAAAAAGCCCAAACCTGAAGGCAGATTGATATGTTGTGCTCTGGTTTTTGTACCTCGAGCAGCTTAGATGAAGATGCCaagtttttaattttagaatCCCCTTTCTTTTGTTTAGTAATTTAGAAAAGTTACACAGTATAAAACAGTGAAGTTAATTGCTTGTGCCACAGATCTAAATTCCAAATTTCTGGAATATACTTTTCCCACATATTGTCTGGATGTGCAGTGTGCTACCGTTCAAGTCCGTACTGTAAAGGTCCAATAGGTATCTGATTTAAAGTCATTTACGTAcaatttctctctgtttctgatGCATTCTGAACATATGAACATCTGAGCATGTCTGAAACTTATATGCGCTAATGAATGTGTAAACTTGCAGGTTTAGGctaattttgttcttgtttgcCTCCCATTGATGATGGCAGTGATCACTAGCTGGAGTTAGAATAAGTTCTGTTTCTCTTAGCTGTGGTTGGATGAGTTAAATTCCAGACCACGTGGTTCTTTTTCAGGTAATGGTGTGCATCTGAGTGTTTCAGTGATTTTGGCAAACACAGTTTACAGAGTCTGTTTACTTATTTCCTGAAAAAGTATTGCAAGAATCTAATAGTTAAGAAATACTTGTGTTAAACTGAGTGTGTGTCACCTGTACTAGAAACAAGAACATCTGCCTGAGCAGATGTGTGAGATTTTTCAAGAGAACCTGAAGTTATCAGTtattccttccccacccccattACCTGGCTTGAAGGTTTGAGAAATTTCACATAAAGATATTTATGCAGAAACTGTGAGGCTTCTGCTGCCATAAGTGGTAGGAAGACTAAGCAAAGATAATGATGGTTGCAACAATGACTTTTGCTCATTTAGCTTTAGAGCTCTTCACTGCGTTTTACACATGGTTAATGTTGCTAAAGACTCGCCAACCTTGATGCCTTAAAGGCTAGCAGGAAGAGCTCAGTCTGTTAAACTTAACATGATTTATTTGTGAAGTACTCTCCTGGTACTTCTCTTGCTTTGCCAGGTGTTTACTTATCTTTCGTAAACACTTTGATCACACAGGATTTCATTAAAGTCTCCCTAATTAAAGGACTTCTGAATCATCATAGCCTGTAATTTGAGACCTGTGATTTTTCTACAGCTAAACTATCATTAAATATCATTAAAGAGAAGTTGAATGTTGCACTCCAGTTAGCTTAACTTAAGCCTATGTGTGAGCTAGAAATGAAATACCTAATTTCAGCTGTGTAATCTTTCATTTGTTGTAATGCCTCCCATGTGGATACAGCATAGGCTTTATGGTTAAGAATTGAGAAATTACAGCTTTATTGAAGTCTTAGTCTATAATTGTAATTAGAAGAGaatgtattttatacattttCAGAATTTGGCAGATACTTTACAGAACAGTAAGTTATTAGTGGAAATACAGTTTCTGTAGCATGTTGGATCATATATGATCTCTAGTCTTTtcaaattttaagttaaaatctCTGTTCAGGGAATTTGTATAAAGAATGTCTCACAGGTCCCCTTTACCGAGGTGTCATTCATCATTTTGAGTTGAATTTCTCTTTCCTGCCTTTCAGCTACCTTCTATGACTAAGAGTGATGTGCATGGAAAATGTAAGAATTCAGATTCTCAGTATAAAAAAAGTGAGGTAAAAAGAAGTAACTGGATGTGTCAGGTTTTGATATTTCGTAACTAGAGAGTATAACCACCTATAAGAGAAATCTTAGAAAAGTTTGGCTGTTGATGTGTTTTTGTGGACATAGGAAAATCatgtgaatgaagaaaaaataacctACCTTGGGAGGTCATGGCATTTGAGATTGAGCGAGGGTTTTTATTGACAGTGGATATTCTCAAAACTTCTAGGCCAGAAAACTTCCTCAGGCACAGTGACTTCCCATTCACTAgttttggatttgtttgttttgaggggtGTGTGTTTATTCTCAAGCAAGGTACAAGGAACATACTAAAAAGTGGCCTTACAGGGAAATAATTCTTATTTTCTCATGGCATACCCTAATTTTTCTAAGCCTGGACCAGTCTTGTTCTCCGtttaatttttcagtaaataTTCTGTATCACTATGGTCTGTTCTCCTGAGATTTTCAATGGAACAAAATTTTGGTCAGCTGTTCTGTTATTGCTAGGTTGGTAAGTTGTAAAATTTGATCTGTACTGATAAGTTGTACTGATTTGATTACACTTGAATGCTGTTCTAGTGCTAGTGAAAGGAAATTGTTACAATTTTCAAAAAGCTAACTGTAATCCTAACTAACCTTAATTGTTCAGGGCCTGCAAAATCACCTTAAGCTCCTGTGGTGGTTTCTCACTGTTTTTCCTAGTCCTTTAGTATAACTAGCCTTTATACTGAGTTTCAGACACCCTCCTGTATGTGTATGGCATAACTTCTTTGATTGCTTTTTTATCTGCTGTAGTTAGATGTTAAGGGTTTAAATGATTAGTTGtataagtaaattttttttttttttcattttggaggcTCGTGAAGAAGAAATGACAGCAAAAGTTCACGAGTTGCAGTTACAGCTAGAAGAATTGCAAAAGGAGTACAAACAAAGGATGGCAGAAGTGGAGCATCAAAACAGTGAAGTGAGCTGACATTAACATTTTTTAACTTTTGGTGTGAGAATTGCTTATAAAACTCTGTTGTTTCCGgttaattgctttttatttgtattttagtcTTCACTTTCCCATACAGTTTGTGTTCTGTTAGATGTTAATTTTGAAAGTGAACCTTTTCAGAATCTGCAGTATTTGATGATATCTTTTTAATGGTTTGTTTACAAAGTCCAGTTGTGTTTCGAGGGGAAGTTgccttgtacttttttttaaaaacattgattttACTGAAAGCCCTTTTGAAGGGGAGGAAATCATGTTGGGTCATTTTTCGTGTGGTTTGGAATTGAAATTGCAATGGACACTGAAGTAGTCCCATACCCCGAATACATCGAGTGCGGACAGATATGTTTCTTTCTTAATTGACCAACGAGTCAGCGCACACTTTTGTCTCTCTGAGAATGCATTTTAGTTGAGGAATTCTTCTTTGAGTGATAAAAATATTACTAATTATCACTActctgagaaaattaaaaatacatgagaTATTGAGTAATTGATGAGATCATTCATATTAaccttcttttaaaaagtttccgTTTTAATAATAGGCCTCAGTGGGGGGacataaggatttttttaattgctactgCAAACTTAATGTATGAACTAtctcattttctttagttttgatGGGAGAAAATACAGCTCCTAATGTTTGTCCCTTCTCGCTTGGACTTACTTGTAACATGTTTTTTGTTACTCTTGTTAATTGTTCCATGAcataaaagttttgttttcataaccagaaaagcagaaataattgtaTCAGACTGCCTCGTACTCTTAATCAACCCTTGCCCACCTGCTAATGATGATTTTATATAATCTTATTACCTGGGAGAAGATTTCTTAAGAGATTCCTAACATCTTAAATCATTATTCTGAAAAGTATAAAGAGTACTTTATCTTTAGGATTTTTTGATTAACTGTGTTTCATCTAGTGACTTCATTAGAAAAATCTGCTCTAAATATATGCAGTCATTTATCATCATGTTATGCGTTCAGCTTCAGGATTACGTTTTCACTGATAGGACCTGAAAGTTATACCAAATCTATGTACCAGCAATGAGGTTTCACATGTTTCCCAATTCTTCCCCGAAGTGCATCACGCAGAGTTGCAGTGGTAGCACAGAGCTGTAAAATATTTGGCTGTTGCAGTTATTCCATCTCTACGTAAAGATGACTGTGCTTACAATTTATAAGCAAAATAAACAGCTGATTTTGTCCATCTTTGGAATCTTGTCCACAGTTCTCCACTCCTTGGAGTTTCCGTGGCAGGCTTTGGAGAAACTCAAAGGAGTTATTCCGTTTGTGGCAGGTATAAACCGGTTGAGAAAGCTCCATCGCTGGTAAATAGCTTTGTTCTAAATGATAACTGATGTGTCatttggaggagaaagaaagggtttCTGTGACAGTATATGTTCTGTAGGTACATCAATACAGTTAAAGCAACCAGGTTCAAAGTGTCTGTAGAATAAGAAGGGGAAATGTACAGGAGTTAGAGCTCTAATTTTATTGGAGTTTAGGCATCAGCCTTTCTTGAGATACTTTGAGAGTTCCAACTAAATTCAAATTCAGCAAATGTTTCGCAAACTGCGTTTTGTATAGTTTTAATTTAACTGAATGTGAATTTCATATTTTGTGCTCAGAGGTTATTCACAATGGTAACTTCATCTCAAAATGACATAACTGGCCTGATAGTCATATTATGCTATTGAATGTGCAGGTGACTGCGTTCTCATCAAGTCAAAGTTGATTCAcgtctgattttattttttttcaagtgtcaAATATTTagactgcttttccttccctaagTAAATGGGCTTCCAATTCTTGTTTTATCAGCGTTTCAGGACTGGATTCTCCTTCTTTAACTCAGCCCGCTCTGGGGTGAGGAGGtagttttcttccccccccccccccccttagaaaTATAGCAGAAAGAACAACTCTATTTCCTTCACACACTTAATTTTTCTATTGTCCCTTCTCCATCTGTTTGTAGAAAACTTAATTTTGCTATTAGCTGGTGCAATAGCATAGATTTGTAACATTATAGACCTAGATAAGAAAATTGGACAAGGCCTGTGGACCTTGTCCACATACCTGCATCAAAGCAGAAGTGTACAAATCCATACCTCGATTTTACATGTGCATCTTAAGTTTGCTGTGATATGTTTTGTCTCAccttggtttttttatttttttgctttataacttttttttcctcttttattatttttccttcagcGCTAGTTCAGTGGTCTTCAGCTGAGTGGAAGCAACTTTTTGTTGGCAGCTGATAATTTTTGTCCAAAGTTTGAGTCTTCTGAATCACCGAGGGTTCTCTTGGAAAACCTGTGTTGCTTAATTGTCAGTGTTATGCCAAACT
This genomic interval from Struthio camelus isolate bStrCam1 chromosome 2, bStrCam1.hap1, whole genome shotgun sequence contains the following:
- the GOLGA4 gene encoding golgin subfamily A member 4 isoform X9, with the protein product MFKKLKQKISEEQAPPRGAAGRAAPHPPQSLPKQPVTRSTENNGSEPASPQSGDTQSFAQRLQLRVPSMESLFRSPVKESLFRSSSKESLVRTSSRDSLNRLDLDAVAPTFDPPSDVESETEESLGSMDSLSKEQLLQRLRRMERSLGNYRGKYSELVSAYQVIQREKKKLQGILSQSQDKALRRIGELREELQMDQQAKKHLQEEFDASLEEKDQLISVLQTQVSLLKQRLQNGQLGTELPDPNIQSEPQVQSPTKEISAENVMEPGSNEGNEDSVKTLEVLTQRVKRQENLLQRCKEMIRSHKERSAQLTNEKEALQEQLEERLQELEKMKELHMAEKTKLITQLRDAKNLIEQLEQDKGMVIAETKRQMHETLEMKEEEIAQLRARIKQITTKGEELKEQKEKSEKAAFEELEKALSIAQKTEEARKKLQAEMDEKIKAVEKASEEERVNLQQELTRVKQEVVEIMKKSSEERVAELEKFHKKEMATKDQELDERLQAQEKEFQEQMKAALEKSQSDCLKTLQEQEQQEALALEELELQKKAIQSECDRKLQEMHQEVETFRTRILELESSLAKYSQDDRKRSEELSTLMESEKNQHTEEINCMVEKHKEELENVKQQQEKLWTEKLQILKQQQVTEIEKMRAKQEQEIDAILKEKETVFRTHIEEMNEKTLEKLDVKQTELEALSSELSEALKIRHDLEQELSVLKSEVGEAKQELETKLEEQRNRHKEEIEMMLKEHEISIQGVEKVLTEELNQLKQSLEEKDRQLEEVKAHEQKLKESVERSESEFVQASAKLEELSQSHQNTAREQAKIYEEELAKLQQKLTGLEGEKLQLNEQILRTESQLNEVKNELESYISQVRDLRQHLQEQSNENTQKVTSLTQQYESQLKDLEREADQTKRTLSEKEDEIEHMRKSQSEQVEELKQKLSAKEERISALQGEYENKLKHQENKMDKVKQRAKEMQETFKKKLTEQEAKLKKELENKQLEFSQKESEFNAKMLEMAHASSAGISDAVSKLESNQKEQLESLAKVHKRELEEITQIWEKKLNQQVEELQEKHELELQEKEQEVGDLKQKLATLSAENEGSRTEITRLKEEQMKREESLNEVQERLKQSLAKVDVLSNSESDLKTQLRKLEGDLSQSKKDHSVLQEQLSNQKAVEEKDKAKISELTDTLKTLEEKLQTVQSSQCKDHENYEKKIEAIQLKETEFKRLSGELVAQLDAYWKNAEALLQTKSNELIEKCNEKIGTVACKIADCEYRTAKIKEAILIKRGKIPELEAQLKEATEHHSALSSSLQKSMQQLQEKDSLIMSLRADIEGLVTEKEQLQKEGGHQQQAASEKETCITQLRKELSENINAVTSMKEELQEKESEISALNKTVNELNVRLENMVSVTEKEAAMLREQHQESQVQLLKQVQELSSRVETLSQEKASALEQADQWMTRLSEWKRKAQTRFTQNHDTIKDLQSKLVLSNTQASEKDDELNKLKEELAKQSKNVDSLKSAWEQRQNQREKQESELTAELKIQAARIAELEEHIAQKTSENNSLMEELQKYNEQNDTEQKEIAWQLQQAEEMASEKDNRFKEAEEKVLNLEKKISSLEAEFEAKEREFERIKSAILKSKEEELKGLEERLNAENSAKLADLKKKAEQKIGSIKKQLMSQMEEKEQQLKQDRENQLRNLEQRVQEREAKIETLELKIKSTRDSTELEEEMLQKVESVKAAVEQEKDKMLESVRQTYEEKIHVLQKDLSEKDELLQKYEKEQRERNDSHLELQSKQEELFGKLACVEKRLQEEQRLTESLRKELEEQTKKCSVLVDELASSREELKAKEQKHLDMETVTGGFQKRLQEKEASSQSLEEKIRELENNLMKEKEVHKTELEDTSLRYEEKLKSLQQQLDERNDHLKAFEESAEAKTRSDLELQKLLGDMQTQQKDLQNKLEDSEREKQKLRKDVNSLQKDLRTLRKEHQQELDIVKKESLEEMEEKIRCEQEDIELKHNSTLKQLMREFNTQLAQKERELETAVKETISKAQEVETELIENHHIETTQLHKKIAEKDDDLKRTVKKYEEILEAREEEMTAKVHELQLQLEELQKEYKQRMAEVEHQNSEVTIAELQAQLAQKTTLVNDSKLKEQEFKEQIHVLEDRLRNYEKNMYVTAVGTPYRDGNLCHTDVSLFGEPTEFEYLRKVLFEYMMGRETKTMAKVITTVLKFPADQTQKILEREDARPLFASPRSGIF